AAAGGTGCTGGATGCACTGGATACTATTTTTGCGGGTTTCGACATGGGCTTTGTGCCTTCAGGTTCCTCAGATCCCATGGGGCTAAAAGGCTTGGCATTTGATGTTTTGGATCTCATCTGCAAGTTTTTCCCTGAGCGATCAGTGAAGGATTTAGTTTTGGGTGCGGCAAGCATTTTGGGGAAAGAAAACCTGGTTGCTGCCGTGGAAGAATTCTTCTTGGATCGCTTAGATAGTTGGATTGAGTGCAAGGAAATTAGGGTTAAGAACGCTATTATGGACAGGGCTCTGGATAAGCCCATAGGTATGTTCCCAATCATGGTAGAAGTGCTTGGACAATTCTGGACTGGTACCATGGTGCAGAACATTGCCCTAGCTCACAGGCGAATTCGCAACATAATCAGGAATCAGGAGGCTCATGCAAGTTTTGATCCGGCTATCGGGTCTGAGAACGATTTAAGATTGCACGAGAGTTTTCTTAACAATGGCATAAGAATAGACTCTTTAAACGTGGTAACAAAAGATGGTTTAATGAAGGTGCTGGAATACTTAACTGCTCTAAGTGATGACGTACACGAGTATTTTGACAAGGAACTGGTAATGGCAGAAGACGTTAAGGTGCGTCAGAACAGGGTTGCATTACTCATGGCTGTTGATAATCTGTTCAGCAGATTTGCATATTTCGGCGACTTAGTTTTGTAGTAATAGGAGGGTGAACAATGGCAAAGAGAATTTACTTTTTTGATGACCCCGAACCAGTTGGCAGAGAGCTTCTGGGAGGCAAGGGTGCAGGACTGGCAGAAATGACACGGATTGGCTTACCCGTGCCTTATGGTTTCACCGTTACCACGGAGGTGTGTAGAGAGTACTATCGTTTGGGCGGTAGGCTCCCTGATGGCCTAAAAGAGGAAGTCATACAGAGCATGCACAAACTTGAGGATAAGGCAGGTAAAAAGTTCGGTGATCCAAGCAACCCACTACTGATTAGTGTACGCTCTGGTGCTCGGGTATCCATGCCCGGAATGATGGATACCATTCTGAACCTGGGTCTAAACGATGAGACCGTGTTGGGTTTGGCTCGTTTGACAAATAACGAGCGTTTTGCCTGGGATAGCTACAGGCGTTTTATAACCATGTTCTCTGATGTAGTGCTTGGCATTTCAAAGGATGAATTTGAAAAGGTACTCGATGAAGTAAAGGAAAAAGAGCACGTAAAATACGATGCTGAAGTTTCTGCCGAAGGTCTAAAAGAGGTTGCTCTGAAGAGCAAGGAATTGGTTCAGAAAATTACAGGAAATCCTTTCCCCATGGATGTGTGGGAACAGCTTTTCATGGCCATTGAGGCAGTGTTCAGGTCATGGAACAATCCTCGCGCCATACTTTATAGGCAACTTAACAACATCCCTGACGACTGGGGAACCGCAGTAAACATTGTTCAAATGGTATTTGGTAATATGGGCGATGATAGTGGTACTGGTGTTGCCTTTACCAGGAACCCCGCCACTGGCGAAAAGGAACTTTACGGTGAGTACTTGACGAACGCTCAAGGTGAAGACGTGGTTGCTGGTATACGTACGCCAAAACCCATAAAAGAGATGGCACAGGAATGGCCAAATACTTATGCTGAGCTAACGCATGTTGCCGCTCTACTGGAAAAGCATTTTAAGGACATGCAGGATATGGAATTCACTGTTGAGAAGGGTAAACTTTACATGCTTCAAACCCGTAGTGGTAAACGTACTGCGCAGGCTGCCGTAACTATTGCAGTCGACATGGTGCATGAAGGGTTAATAGACAAGGAAACGGCTGTTCTCAGAGTTAGTCCCGAGGACGTAAACCATTTGCTACATAAGCGTATTGACCCCTCAGCAAAAGGAAATCCCATAGCAGTAGGCTTAGCAGCATCACCGGGTGCAGCTGTGGGGACGTTGGTGTTTAGTGCTGAAGAAGCAGTGGCTGAGGCCAGTGCAGGTAAGAGCGTTATTTTGTGCAGGCCAGAGACCACACCTGACGATTTACATGGAATGGTGGCAGCGCAAGGAATCCTGACTACTCGCGGTGGAATGACCAGCCACGCGGCTGTAATAGCCAGAGGCATGGGCAAACCAGCTGTAACTGGTACAGAATCGCTGAAATTGGATCTGGATAACGGCGTAGTTACAGCTCCAGGTGGTGTGACCATAAAGAGGGGCGACGTTGTAACCATTGATGGTGGTACCGGTGAAGTATTCTTGGGAGCATTACCTTTGGTAGAACCCGAAGTAAGTGCTCATTTTGAAGAGCTACTAAGCTGGGCCGACGAGTTTAGAAGACTGGGTGTAAAAGCTAATGCAGATACCCCTGAAGATGCGGCTTTAGCACGCAAGTTTGGTGCAGAAGGCATAGGGCTGACAAGGACTGAGCACATGTTCCTGGGTCATGAGCGTACGCAAATAGTTCAGGACATGATTCTGGCAGAGACCACAGAAGAGAGAATGGTGCCACTGCAGAAACTTCTAGAGCTTCAGAGGAGTGACTTCATCGGCATACTCAAAGCCATGGATGGCCTTCCAGTGACCATTAGGCTTTTGGACCCACCGCTACACGAATTTTTACCTGAACCG
The genomic region above belongs to Coprothermobacter proteolyticus DSM 5265 and contains:
- the ppdK gene encoding pyruvate, phosphate dikinase, with protein sequence MAKRIYFFDDPEPVGRELLGGKGAGLAEMTRIGLPVPYGFTVTTEVCREYYRLGGRLPDGLKEEVIQSMHKLEDKAGKKFGDPSNPLLISVRSGARVSMPGMMDTILNLGLNDETVLGLARLTNNERFAWDSYRRFITMFSDVVLGISKDEFEKVLDEVKEKEHVKYDAEVSAEGLKEVALKSKELVQKITGNPFPMDVWEQLFMAIEAVFRSWNNPRAILYRQLNNIPDDWGTAVNIVQMVFGNMGDDSGTGVAFTRNPATGEKELYGEYLTNAQGEDVVAGIRTPKPIKEMAQEWPNTYAELTHVAALLEKHFKDMQDMEFTVEKGKLYMLQTRSGKRTAQAAVTIAVDMVHEGLIDKETAVLRVSPEDVNHLLHKRIDPSAKGNPIAVGLAASPGAAVGTLVFSAEEAVAEASAGKSVILCRPETTPDDLHGMVAAQGILTTRGGMTSHAAVIARGMGKPAVTGTESLKLDLDNGVVTAPGGVTIKRGDVVTIDGGTGEVFLGALPLVEPEVSAHFEELLSWADEFRRLGVKANADTPEDAALARKFGAEGIGLTRTEHMFLGHERTQIVQDMILAETTEERMVPLQKLLELQRSDFIGILKAMDGLPVTIRLLDPPLHEFLPEPHEAAKELEQAKRNGAPAEEIERLERLYRRTVQFQEHNPMMGFRGCRLGIIYPEIYEMQIRAVAEAAVELKKQGYNPRFQIMHPLVGTEEEMKFLAEMTHKVVNEVLGNNGIELDYKVGTMVEVPRAALVAGDLAKYAEFFSFGTNDLTQLTFGYSRDDAEGKFLGAYVQKGILPEDPFISLDRNGVGRLVELGVTEGRATRPELEVGICGEHGGDPKSIEFCHQVGLDYVSASPYRVPLARLAAAQAALKEKRGEIFKDK